AAAAAGGAACTAGGGATCTCTAGGCTGCTTGGATGCTCAGGGCAGTGTGTTTCTAGGCATTCACAAGAGATGcctgctgcttagcctgggttagtcctaaaggtCAAATACAGCTTGCTGCTGAGAGAAGCctgtattaccttttgaaacatGAGACTGTGACTCATTCATGGGTCTGTTTtcttgctttaactttgtaaataactctcatttccttttcctatttaataaatcttcctATACAGTAGTTCACTATAGGATTGGCTCTAAGTGTCCTCTTTGGTGTGAGACGtaaagtgcaattgacctgggggaagtcaggagtaacctgaatattgctgtgatccttGCCGTAAGGGGTCGTGTACCCCAGATACGCTCACCTGGGTGGCAGGACAGAGCAGCACAGCCAAGGGGAATTTCTGGGGGGACTCTCTCAAGGCTGTTAAAGGGTctgaggcagtggtgagctgaagccagttcccacaggttctcaagaaccggttgctaaaattagacctccatggagaaccggttgttaaaggaccagggagtgggcaaagaactccggtccgtgggATGGACCAttctgttgctcccaggattcccagctggggaggctgaggctcccccggcccttccccagctgcagcgtggccagccgctggcATCAGCTGCGCAGCTCAGCTGAGTTCCGgagttgtcctgctgctttgagctgcgggaaaggtaaggggggagggggctgcaagctctagggctgccgggtgggcaagtagggcaattttccccaggccctgcaggagcccctggccccacaagtatgtctccccctgccccggccccttaaatcagaactatttatagggaaccagttgttaagattttggcagctcatcactggtctgAGGAGTTTGCACTCAGTGcagttggttggtgaaatctaagtttaGATCTGACAACCAATGAGGGctttgtgccctggtttgtaactgtctgtcctgagtctgGCACTCACACTCTTGCATCCCCATTGGGAGCATcacactcactgccacaggaagtcattgatATGAAAGACTTAACTAGATTCCAGAAGAGATTGGATGTTCCTGttagccatataaatatccagagttatcataATAAAGGCAACaatagagattggcttaagcccCAAACCATGAGGTTTAATAACCATTCCAAAACTAACTATTATAGACCAATATGACAGATGTCAGTGGAGATTATCCCAGAACTGCTATTGCAGTGTTCTTACATTTGCCTCTGAAACATCTAGTACTCCCTGCTCTCGGAGAGCGATACTGGCCAGAATGGCCCTTGGGTCTGATCtaatctggcaattcctatattacTACATTCTTCTAGAGCGATACAGAGTTACCCCAAATTCCAGTTAGTTCAATAATCTGCTCTTTTTATATTTCAGCCTCTGACAGGCTGTTCCCTGAAAAAAAACAGCTGAACTGGCACGGATAACTTGTAACACTTTTTGGTGAAGATCGATACAATAATCATTTGAGAGGAGGTTGTCAAACTGTCTATAGGATTGCAACATTAATTTTAATAGGAGATTAGGACACCCAATTCCTTTCAAAATTTCAACCATAGCACCTAAGTGATGTCTATATTTTGTTTATTCCCTGGGTTCAGCTGACTCATGGATTCTCTTGCAACCTGCCTGACTCAGATACAGTGAAACAGTTTGTTGTTTACTTTTAATTAAaaccatttatttttcaaattcccTCTCAGCCTCCTAATTTCGTTCTTACACTTTACCCACTTCACAACCCATtttaatgttcatttttatcagCTTCACTTAATTTTGATTTCCATTATTCTATTCCAGGCTTCACCCTCGTTATCttgagccagatccttagctgaggACCTTTCACAAAGCATATATCTCAATTTCCCCATTGTTAAATGGTGCTATTAACACCGACTGGCACTGCTGTGGGAAAGTGAGGCTAAAACTGCTAATATtcacagagacaaggtgagtgaggtaatatattttaatggatcaacttctgctggtgagagggtCAAGCTTTTGAGAGCTagagaacttctctctctctccaaccgaagttggtccagtaaaagatatcacctcacccacctcgtctctctaatatcctgggatcaacacggttacaacaacactgctaACAATATTCACACAGCACATTCATGCCCCTTTTGGAAAGGTGGTATAGAAACGCAGTCAGGAAGAGGGTGCTCACCTGTAACCACAGGACAGCTCAAGTTTTGAGTGATGACCTCTTATTTCTCAGGGTTTAGTGGCCAGGACTCGGTTTCTTCCACTGAGATAATTGAGTCTCATCATTCAGTAGAAACGATCTGCTCAGCGAAGACACCTGCATTTACCTGAATGGACGAGCAGCTGCTGTGATCTGTCTTAGAACATTGATGAGCTGGTGTATGTGATCTACCTTTGGAAAATGGGCTTCCCCTTTGATTTAATAAGTGTAAATGCTCTCTCATATTTGTATTCTTTCTTCATGATTTTCAATATGGTCCCACTTCAACCTTTCTCCCTCTTGGTTCATTTTGTGCCTCCAAAGCTTTGTGGCTAACAATGCCCAGCGTGACTTGCAATTATACAACTCCCATTGTACATCATTTTTAGTGCAATGATCCTCTGTGGAAAATACTTTTGATCAGGGTGTAGACGTGCAGATTCatccctgtggcgcctcctgctggtctctcagggaattagctcttttaccAGCCCGGAGCACTCTCTGTAGGCTGGTGAGCCCCCTGTCCTTTGGCCGctatgtccctccctggaccccggtgcccctttaactggggtgctaCCCCCGGCAGTACctccacagttctgggtctccccctcccaggggaacccccaacccactatccctaCTTCACCTCACTATCAGGCTACTGCcaatcatcatctagcccccacgccctggggcagactgcagtatcagcctactcatcactggcaaggttgggtttggacctgctgtttgcctacccctgggctgccccctgcaacacccagtacctgttggccttgtgctaggccgcagcctgggactTTCCAGTCTGGatctcctcagccctgctccactcaggtaccctgtctctagctccctgcagccaggcccatctccctctacaggcagagacgGACCCTTccagcttccctggccttcttataaggccctgttgctcagtttggtgCATGGCCCCAGCTTCAGCCACTTCCCCTAATCAGCCAGcattttaccttgcccagccccagacctctgcagggcttttccaacccctttcAGGCTGGAGCCGGTGGTCACCCCGCTACACATGGACAAACACCAGCTTATATTTTTGGGAGATGCCTGTCCAAGGCGATGACCACTTATAATATACTTGCACTGCCCCTTTATTATTAGTCAAGAGATGCTGCCATCTAATGGGCATTTTTGAAAGTATCTGCCCATATCTCACGCTTACTACATGCTGCCAGCTAGTGGCTATTTTACAGTATAACTTTCCCATTATTAAAAAGAACAGGTGtatttgtggcatcttagagactaaaaaattatttccacataagctttcgtgggctacagctcacttcttcggatgcatagctaCTGAAATCTTGGTCACTAGTCAGGATTTCTGATACCCTCTACTCTGCTGCCATCTAGTGTCAATTTCCCAGAATGACAGCCTGATGCTCTCCTTTCCCCTATGGATTCTTCTTGCTATAGCTGACTCTTACCCATTCTTGACTCTCATGGCACCTGGTAGCCATTATTTAGTATAACTAACAGCCCATAACTCACTCCATAACATCTGCTACTAGCCACAGTTCATTATGCTGCACTTCTCTTCAGTGCTCTCTGCTCAACACTTATACACCATTATACagcttccctcccttccctccaccTCCTCTGTTGGTCATTTGGCAACATAATGTCTCCTTTCTTGCTCTTCCACTTTGGCTGGTGTCCATTGGGTCAGTGTTGTCTGTTTAAGTGGAAGGACCAGGGATGTAAGTGGCTATAATCATGGTCACATCACGGAGTTTTTAACTGGGTATCAGGCggagtggaaaaaaaaatttaaccaGTTTTTTTATATCCATAAAAAAACCTCCTAATGACTGTTTGACAGACCTGACCCTAGGAAAAGCCTCAGTTACCCTGGCAAAACCCCCAGCTGGGTCAAAAGAACTGCTgttctgggtcagatcaatggtccatctagcccagtatcctgtcttccgacagtggccagtgccataggctagggacactatgCCTGccgatcctggctaatagccattgatggacctatcctccattaacctatccttgggtctgggcagtccctgtgcccctgGCTTGTGAGTCTACCTCTTTGTTTGCCCAACCTCCCCCACCTCCATGGGCCCAGTGACCCTGGAGCTATTGCTTTGCTGGAGCTGGTCACAGCCACGCGAAGCCAAGATAAGAGCTATGAAGCTGTTCCTGGTGACGTGTCCTGGGCTCACTGCTGGGCCTAGCGGATTGCATCCAGCCTGTGTGAGTGCAATGGAGGTGGTTGGTTTGTGTAGACGaaagagagagcttggggcactggccctGATGTAAGACCTGAAGCCTGAACCATAGTCAGCAAAGTCCAGCCACGCCgtgaaccaaagtcaggccatgtGTTACAGCAGATGCTTACAAGTTCGCTGTCCGATACATGACCTTGGCATAGGTATTACTAGTGTCGCAACACAAAGGCACTCCTAAGAAACAACAGACACTGGGTATGTGTGTGACCACACTCCAGGAGATTAGTATGATTAGTCAGAACATATTGTTAAAGATCATTAGTATGGTATGAAAAGTATAGGTGGTTAGAATATAACCATCTATAACCTTCAAAGGACGCAGCATTTTGCTTTTACTGCCGTTTCTTCTCCTCTAATGATGCAGCAAACAAAGGTCACACTGATCCAGTTGAACATTTTGTGTCTGTTCAGAGACTATTAACAGTTGATGCTCAGTCTATTTTTGACCAGTTAAATGACATCCTTCGCATTCTTAAAATTGACTGGTCATCAGTGATATCTGTCTGTTTTGATGGAGCATCCACTATGTCTGGATGTCCTGCAGGagttcaaatgaaatgtaaagaaagaaacagtgaaatattCTATGTACATTGCTATGCGCATTGTTTGAACCTCGTCCTAGTAGATGAATGCacttcaagtaaacaaaacagaactgtctttgatttttttggtgttaTTCAGACTCTTTATGCCTTCATGGAGGGGAGTCCTGTGCAACATGCAGTAATGGAGAAGAAGTAGGATCTCAATTGAAGACTTTGAAGTCACTGTCAAACACAAGATGGGAAtgcagagcagaagcagcagctgctgtcaaaCAAAACTACTCCTTcattttacaagctttacaaGAGATTATCGAAACAACTCACCTTGCTGACGCTATAAGAAAAGCCAGGGGCCTTATCCATGGACTAAACTCATTCAAGTTCAGCTTTGCCCTTAACATGATGCACCCTATTCTCCAGATGGTGGTAAAAGTGAGTAAGGCTCTTCAAGCTCCAGAGCTAAGCTTACTTACTGCAATGACAGGGGTGAAAAGCTTGCATAACTCTTTGGATGCGATGAGAAGTGGCCCAGAATATTTTCAATCTATTTTCAATGACAGTGCGAAAATGTGTGTAAGGAATGATATATCGATTCCCCCAGTTAAGAAGCGAAAAACGTCCACTCGTATTGATGATGTGTTTGAGTCCCAGCATCACTTTGATACAAAAGAGGAGCAGGAGAGAATAACTTTATTTTACCCACTCCTAGACTCCATGATTACCAGCATTGACCAGCGATTTGAAGAGGAGATTTGTAAAATTGTGACTGCAATGGGAAAACTGCCAAGCTTAGACATTGGCAGGGAGTATATGAGAATCATTGCCAACAAATGTAAAGTGTCCTTGGATGAGTTGAAAGCTGAAGTCGGGTTGCTTTGGGGTCATGACAGATCTGTTCCTAAAGGTAGCACTACGAACACCACCACAGAGTGGCTTGATTGGCTAAAGGAATCGGATCGGTCTTCCACGTTCTAGGCCTTTTACAAATCTATTCAATGCTTTGCAGTCTTACCTGTTACAAGCTGTTCATGTGAAAGAGACTTTTTGAAACTAgcacatgtaaaaaacaaactaagaaaTACAATGTCCCAAAAGCACCTCgactcactcatgattttgtacaaCTTTGTTAGTTAATTACAATGATGTGATTTAGGAATTTAAGTCCATAACACCTGGTGAGCGACGTCTCATTTCCTAGGACAGGAAAATGAAGAAACCTTAATCTGTTTTGGTCAATATGGTTTAGCTCATTATCTGGTTAAAGATCATGAAAATTGACTGTATCTTTGTATACACCTGGTTATCACTACAGCAAAAATTTGGTATTGTGTGTCTCATTTTTTAAGTTTATATTTTTAAGTAAAGTTTAGTTGTTaactaaacttattttttttttaaattaagtttcggTTTCTTTAgtttgatgaataaaaataatgtcctttaTGATTGAATATTCAATAAATGTTCGccttcaaaaaaaataaaaaaataaaaattccctGGATGCACActctaatgaaatgtgctgcacatgcCTATGGTCAGGAGGCTATACAGAGAGAGATCTCACCATTCTGTAAAGCTTGAATCTCAGGGTTCCCAGGTGGTGTTGGTCATGTGGGGTCCGGAGTGTTGGAGACAGGTAGAGAGACCACAGCACAATCAGTCAGAAACAATGGAaatgatgcagagtttggatccaggcaCCAGAACATTTACTTGGGCGGTGGTAaggggtttttgtagggaaaTAACAatgaacactagatttgtttatgggtaaaccgATGATTTAAGGGACTATAACAAAGTTGTTTGGTCCAGGCTACACAATaagaactgatcattcctggctatgggcggtGTTCCTTCTCGGGAACTCCTAATGCAATTAGGTCGTTTCAGTATTTTGAATATCAAtagaggatttattactagaattaaTCTGATAattactgagctgggtgtgtgcaggcatggGTTAATttccatctggagcagagatttccCATCATGCAATGCTTCCCTGCTTTCCTGATCCCAGAGTTcggtgcggttcttgccttggaatctctgttctccattctgtatgctaatggagattccTCCCTTTCCCATCTTTGAAGCAAATGAGGCTGGGGAGTTTCCTTAGTCATATCACCCTTGTCTGGAGGGGCTTAGATGTGTCTCCCACtgtctttcttctgatcagttttggttcaagtagggggtgggggaggaggcctTTGTGAGTCAGACTGCAGCGCTCCTTGACACTGTGGGATGGGGGCGTGGGGCAGAGTGGCAGGGGAGACATTCCAGACATGGGTGGAGGGAGACCCTGGACCTGCAAGCCCCCAAcagtgggaggtgggggcagagccagctcAACAGCTGCACAATAACTCCACATTGTCAcaatatttatagtaaaagtcagagacaggtcacgggcttccatgaatttttcttttttgcctgtgACATGTAcctgacttttactataaatacctGTGACAAAATAAATGATCTGAATAATGGGAACTATTGTAcactcagcaaatttgcagatgacactaagctaggtggagaggtagatatgctggagtgtagggatagggtccagagtgaccaagacaaattggaggattgggccaaaataaatctgatgaggtccaacaaggaaaagtgcaaagtcctgcacttaggacgaaagGATCCCATGAACCACTACAGGCTGGGCACCAACTGGCCAAGCAgcagttatttagtctgcagaagagaagagtgaggtgggatttgatagcagccttcaactacctgaaggggggttccaaagagactggagcttggctgttctcagtgttggcagatgacagaacatgaAGCAgtggttgaatattaggaaacactatttcactaggagggtggtgaagcacaggaatgagttacctagggaggtggtggaatctccacccttagacatctttaaggcctggcttgacaatgccctggctgggatgatttagttggtgttggtcctgatttgagcagggggttggactagatgacctcctgttgtctcttctaaccctaaacttctatgattctgtgaaaccTTAGCCCTACTCAGAAATATTGCTATGGAGACTTAAGAAAGTCTGAATTTGAATACAAGATTTTATTATCTTACGTAGAGAAAATGAACAGGGGATATACCCAGGGATTTATTTTCATTGTTAGTGGATTTTCTGCCTTACACAATGTCAGCTCTGTGTGGTTTCAGAAGCTGTACACATTCCTCACAGAAGGAGAACACTTAGCCAACACCCTGGAGAAAAATACCCTCATACTGTGTGTATCAGCGCTGAACATGAGAGAGTGACAGAGCTGTCAACATCCTCACTTTCCTGGATCACACAGCAGGGGATCATAAAGACTGTCTCAGTAACTCCATGCAGATCgtctccttttctttttcacaTTAGTATTGAGATTTTCAATGGGAGATTTCAAGTTAATTTTAATGGGGGCTGATTGCTTAAATCACccaggcagctttgaaaacctcAAGTTAAGTTATTCTCTTGGAGTCTCTGCACGTTTTGGTAAAAGCCACATATTTACTGACAGCTTTGCACAAggcttccttgacctctctgtttctcaggctgtagatgagggggtttacCAGGGGAGTCAGGACCGTGTAGCAAAGAGAGACCACTTTGTTCAGGTCTCTCAGTGTATCATGTTTCAGTAGCAGGTACACAATCATTATGGAGccatagaaaattgtcaccacaatcaggtgagaggagcaggtagaaaaggccttttgcctcccggtggtggaagggattctcaggatggtggcgATGATGCACACATAGGATACCAGGGTTAGTAGGAATGGAGGCAGGGTGAATACAGAGACTAATATGAAATCTAGCAATATGACCAGGTGGGTGTCACTGCAGGATAGTTCCATCAGTGGGATGGAATCAcaatagaaatggtcaatttcatttggGCCACAGAATATTAACTGTGATAGGAATAAGACAAAGATGGCAGTAACCAAACAGCCATTTAACCATGACCCAGCAGCCAGCTGGAAGCAAACCCTGCAATTCATAAGAGTTGAATagtgcaggggtttacatattgctaaataccgatcataagacatcgctGCTAGGAGATAACATTCTGTACATGCCAGAGAACCACAGAAATACAGTTGTGTGAAGCAGCCACTGACTGATATGGTTTTGTCCCCAttcaggagactggccagcatccGGGGCAAGGTGGTTGAGATGTAGCAGGTCTCCAGGCAGGACAAGttgcccaggaagaagtacatgggggtgtgcaggtgctggTCAGCCACAACGAGCACCACGATGAGGGTGTTCCCAGCCATGGTTGCCATGTAGGTCACTTGGAAAATGAGGAAGAGAAGAATTTGCAGGTCAGGGAGATCCCCGAATCCCAGaaggatgaattctgtgatggCCGTTTGGTTTCCCcggtctctgtctgccatggttTGAGTCCAGGAACAATAACACACGCTGTGCAATTGAATTGGAAGAACATAGAGTTAAAAGTTAGTCAAGTTTCATTAATTAATTCCATAACTATTTGGAAACTCTCCTTCCTGTCCTGATTACAGGCTGCAATTTTAAACCtagtttaaatttaaatttaaaatctaGAGTTCAGAGCAAAGTGCCAGAAGTCTCAGTTTGAGAACAGAGCATTTGTATCCATGTAGACCAGCCTCTGCCATGATCAGAGCAATCACTACTGGAACAGCCCATACAGTAGCCGAGTACTGATATAACGGTTCAGACTATTTCTTTATACACCATTATATGCCTTTAGTGACATCATAGAGCTTAACAATGATGCTTAAATGCTATATTTCATTTTTTGGCAATGACCAGAATCACGCCATGTCTTAGGAGTCAAAATCAAACAACTAAAAGCTTGGACTGAGTTTATTCAATGTGGTCTAGAGATCTTAGGCACCGACCTTCTGTTAGATTTATTTCCATTACTTCTAACAATATATCCTGGTATATGCAGCATTTCAGTGCCCTGTAGGAAAAAGAACAATTTTCGCCCCCTCACAAGAGATCAGTTCATGCCACATATTATGAAGTGGAGTAAATTCTCCCTTAGTTCCTGTGGTGGAGATGGTGACGTGGTGAGGGACTGGCAGTGCCTTCTCTGTTTCCCGACATTGACTATGTAGCAGTAATAAAATACAGTGCTTTGGAAGGTGGGTCTTACGAAGGAGCAGAACCAGCCTGATGTACAACCCTAACTGGGGAGTGACCATCCTCACTCCATAATAATTGTGGGATGATAATACCGGAACAAGAAAGGTGTTGGGACAGAAGAGGGAAAGGGGAAAAAGATGCTATCCCTGAATTCGGAGTCTAAAAACAATCTGGCATGTGTGATCTGGGGCAATAAGACTCTATCACCACTCACCACCCCATTGGGGCACACatgagccagatcctctgctggtgtaaatcaaggcaGCTCCATTTTTGTCATTGGAGCAGATCCCCTACTGCGGACCTGTAACAAGACATGGATCTCAAGCTCCAACTCTGTGAAAAGGTGCTGTGAACACTGACTAGCACTGTGGTGGGAAGGTGAGGCTAAAACTGTATGAATTCACCtatagaagagctctgtatagctcaaaaaCTTCTCCCgttcaccaacaggagttggtcaaataaaagatattacctcatccgccTCATCCCTCTTATATTCACAAAGCATATTCATGCCCCTGTTTAGAAGGTGGTATAGAAATGCAGTCAGGAAAATGGTGCTCACCTGTAACCATAGGACAGCCCAAGCTTGAAGTGATGAGCTCTTGTTTCTCAGTGGTCAGCAGCCAGGACTCACAATCTTCAGCAGAGATTCTTGTCTATCCTCTTTCTGGAGAAACTGGATTTTCTCAGTGACGAGACCTGCAGTTACCTGAAGGGATGAACTGGTGCATTTGATCTCTGTTTGTAAATCGGGCTTCCCCTTTGATTTACCAAGTATAAATGCTCCCTCATATTTGTATTCTGTCTTCATGCTTTTTAACATGGTCCCACTCTAACCTTTCTCCCACTTGGTTCATTTTGTGTCTCCAAAGCTTTGTAGCTAACAATGCCCCATGTGACTTGCAGTTATACAAGTCCCATTGTGCATCATTTTTTAGTCTAACGATCCTTTGTGGAAAATATTTTAGATCATGAACAAACACCAGCTTCCATTCTTGGGAGATGCCTGTCCAAGGTGATGGGCTGTTATAatgtacagtagaacttcagagttacgaactgaccagtcaaccacacacctcatttagaaCCAGAACTACACAATCAAGCAGCAGTAAagaccaataataataataataataataataataataataataataataattaaaagccaatacagtacagtactgtgttaaacataaactactaaaaaaactAAACGGAATGATTAAAAAACAGTGACAAGGAaaatttctgtgcttgtttcatttaaattaagatgattaaaagcagcctttttcttctgcatagtaaagtttcaaagctgtattaagtcaatgttcagttgtaaacttctgaaggaaccaccataacatttgttcagttacaaacattccagagttaggaacaacctccattcccaaggtgctcCTAGATCTGAGGTTCTTTTGTACTTGCACTGCCCCTTTATTAGTATTCAAGATATGCTGCCATCTAGTGGGCATTTTTGGAAATAGCTGCCCATATCTCAGCCTTACAGCTTGCTACCACCCACTTTCCCATTATTGTATTGGTCACTGAAATCTGTTGGTCCCTGGTCAGTATTTCTGACCTCCCCGCTCCCTCACTTCCTCTACTCTGATTCCATTTCCCAGCATGACAGCCTGTTACTCTGCTATCCTGTAGTGCATTCTTCTTTTTGCTTTCCCATTCTCGCCTCTTATGTCACCTGGTGCCCATTATTTAGTAGAACAGCCCATTTCTCACTATTTAACATCTGCTTCTATCCACATTCATTACACAGCATTGAGGTCCTTTTCTCTTCAGTGCTCTTTACTCACCGTTTATACACCATGATACAGCTTCACCTCCCTTTTCACTTCCCTCGGTTGGTCATTTGACAACAGAACATCTCCTTTCTTGCCCTTCCACTTTGGCTGCTGTCCACTGGGCAGCACCGCTACACCTGTCCCATTCCTCTGCCCTCTAGTGGCCCTACACAGCATAATCTCATCTTGTCTCATTTCTTACCTGCTGCTGGGTGTGCACTGTTCCAAATTATAGCCACTAGGAACAAAATCACACATCATGATTGCAACATTAGTGGCTACGAGAGCACCTACAACAGCAGCAGCTTTCAAAGTATTAGCAGGGGTTTCCCATCCATCCACTGCATTTGTTTCCAATGGAAAAACGTAGATTGACCCTACCATGACCGAATCCCCATTGCTCTCCAGGCTGAGATTCTCAGAGGCGTCTATGGAagttaagtttcagagtagcagccatgttagtctgtatctgcatctaagaagtgggttttagcccacgaaaacttatgctcaaataaatttgttagtctctaaggttccacaagtactcctgttcttttt
The sequence above is a segment of the Mauremys mutica isolate MM-2020 ecotype Southern chromosome 12, ASM2049712v1, whole genome shotgun sequence genome. Coding sequences within it:
- the LOC123346955 gene encoding olfactory receptor 6N1-like — translated: MADRDRGNQTAITEFILLGFGDLPDLQILLFLIFQVTYMATMAGNTLIVVLVVADQHLHTPMYFFLGNLSCLETCYISTTLPRMLASLLNGDKTISVSGCFTQLYFCGSLACTECYLLAAMSYDRYLAICKPLHYSTLMNCRVCFQLAAGSWLNGCLVTAIFVLFLSQLIFCGPNEIDHFYCDSIPLMELSCSDTHLVILLDFILVSVFTLPPFLLTLVSYVCIIATILRIPSTTGRQKAFSTCSSHLIVVTIFYGSIMIVYLLLKHDTLRDLNKVVSLCYTVLTPLVNPLIYSLRNREVKEALCKAVSKYVAFTKTCRDSKRIT